ACATGTGGCTGAGGGCCTTCATGTCCGGGGTGCCCAAGAAGAGGTTGAGCGACTGGCTCTGGTCGATCCACTTCTGCCGCCGAGCGCCCGCATCGATCAGGAACTCGTAGGGGATCTGGAAGGCCGTCAGGTACTTCTCCTTGATCGCCTGCGGAATCTCCGCGATATTGTGCAGGTCGCCGTCGAAGTACTTGATCTGATCGACAATCTCTGTGTTCCAGAGCCCTGCCGCCTTCAGGTCCTTCACGAGGAACGAGTTCAGCACCACAAAGTCGCCGGAGAGGTTGGACTTCACAAACAGGTTCTTGTACATCGGCTCGATACAGGGCGATGTCCCCATGATATTGGCGATCGTCGCGGTCGGGGCGATTGCCAGGACATTGGAGTTGCGCATTCCCTGCGTCTTGATCTTCTCGCGCAGGCTTGCCCAGTCCAGCTTGCCGCCACGGGCGACCTTGATCTCGACCCCGCGCTCTTTTTCTAGCAGCTCGACCGTATCGGCGGGAAGCAGGCCACGGTCCCACTTGCTGCCCGCAAAGGTCGAGTACGAGCCACGCTCGGCGGCTAGGTCGCTCGATGCCTCATAGGCGTAGTAGGCCACCGCCTCCATGAACTCGTCGTTGAACTCCACCGCCTCTTGCGATGCGAACGGGATGTCCTTCTTGTAGAGCGCGTACTGGAGCCCCATGACCCCCATCCCCACCGGGCGGTGGCGCTTGTTCGATGTCTCCGCGGGCTTGGTGGGGTAGTAGTTGATGTCGATCACATTGTCCAGCGCCCGCACCGCGATCTGGATCGTCTCGCGCAGCTTCACGTGGTCGATCTCGCCGCTCGGGGTCAGGTGGTTGTCCAGGATCACCGAGCCCAGGTTACAGACCGCGGTCTCCTCGGGGCCGGTGTTGAGAGTGATCTCGGTGCAGAGGTTGCTGCTGTGGATCACGCCCACATGGTCCTGGGGCGAGCGGACATTACATGGGTCCTTGAAGGTAATCCAGGGGTGACCGGTCTCGAAGATCAGCTTGAGCATGGCCTTCCAGAGCTCGATCGCCTCGACCTTGCGCCCATTGATCTTGCCCTCGTCGGCCATTTTTTCGTACTCGGCGTAGCGCTTCTCAAACGCGGCACCGAAGAGATCGTGCAGGTCGGGGACATCGGAGCTGCGGAACAGGGTCCACATCTCGCGGGCCTCCATGCGCTTCATGAACAGGTCGGGAATCCAGTTGGCCGTGTTCATGTCGTGCGTGCGGCGGCGCTCATCGCCCGTGTTCTTGCGCAGCTCCAGGAAGTCGAAGATATCGTTGTGCCAGACCTCAAGATAGGCACAGCCCGAGCCCGCCCGCTTGCCGCCCTGGTTCACCGCGACCAGCTGGTCGTTGTGCATCTTCAGGAAGGGAATGACCCCCTGGGACTCGCCGTTGGTGCCCTTGATATGGCTGCCCGTGCCGCGCACCGCGGTCCACGAGCCCCCGAGACCACCGGCCCACTTGGAGAGAAACGCGTTCTCCGCGATCCCACGGATCATGATCGACTCGATACTGTCATCTACCTTGTAGAGATAGCAGGAGCTCAGCTGGCTATGCAGCGTCCCCGAGTTGAAGAGTGTCGGGGTCGACGAGCAGAAGCGGCGGCTCTTGTACATCGTGTAGAGCTCGAGCGCATGCTCCTCTTTGTTTTGTGCGTCGGCGTAGAACAGCCCCATGGCGACACGCATCCAGAAGAACTGCGGCGCCTCCAGGCGGCGAGGGCGCTTGCCGGTCTTGTCGGTGATGAGGTAGCGGTCGTAGAGGGTCTGGAGGCCGAGGTAGTCGAAGTCTAGGTCCGCAGTGGGGTCCAGCGCATTGGCGAGCCGGTCGATATCGTAGCTCAGGATATTGGGCGAGAGGCGCTCGATCTGCACGCCGTAGTCCAAGTACGCCTTGAACGCCTTCTTGTGGGCCTCTTTGAGCCCGGCGATCCCATCGCGGACAATATCCCAGGTCAGGGTCTCTTCGTAGATGTAGGTCAGCAGGATGCGGCCCGCAAAGAAGGAGAAGTCCGCATCGCGCTCCATCAGCATCTTGGCATTCAGGACAATGGTCTTGTTGAGGTCCTCGCGGCGGATATCGGCGCGGATGGAGCGGCGCAGCTCGGCCTCGATCTCCCCGGCGCTCAGGCACAGGTCCAGCCCGATCGATGCGAACTGAATGCGCTTTCGCAGGTCCTCACCGTCCCAGAAGTTGCTCGTGCCATCGTCTTCGGTGACCGGGATGAGCGCGAACTGCGGGTCGGGAGCATTGCTCTGGCTCACTTCCGAGGCGCGGAGCATCATGCGCTTGGCGCGGTAGAGGATGTAGTCCTCGGCGACCTTCATGTAGCCGCCCAGCACGAGCTCCTCTTGCACCAGGTCCTGCACGGTCTCGATCGGAATGTAGGTCATCCCCAGGCCACGGGCGCGCTCGCTCACACGGGCCGTGATCTGCGGCGCGGCATCGGACTCCATCTTCATCGACAGAAACGCCTTGCGGACCGCGACCTCAATCTTGTCCTGGTTCCAGGGCACCACCTGGCCGTTGCGGCGGATCAGGCGCATCTGCTCGGCGGGGATCGTGTTCTGGGAGGTCGGCATGGTCGTGCGCTGCATCACCAGCGCCTTGGCGATCTCGTAGGCCCCCTTCTCGATCAGGGCCGCCTCGACCAGCACGGAGAGGTCGTAGTCGCTGAGGCGTGCGCCGCGCCCGTTCTCGCCCAGCCGGGAGAGCTTCTCCACCACGCGGACGGTAGTATCGCGCACAAACACCCGGTTCTCGTCGGTGTTGACCTCCTGCTGCCCACGGGCAAAGTGGAAGGTCACCAGCGCATCCCCGACAATCTGCGCCGCCATCTCTGGTGCAAAGGTCCGCTCCTGATCCTTGCCCACCAGCTGCACTTCCAGCTCTGGCAGACCCATCAGGTCGTGGACGGCCTCGCGTCCGTCAAAGTGAGGCTTCTCGTCCTCAGGCAGCAGCGCCGCGCGCTTGATCTCAAGATCGCGCAAGATTTCCGGCAGATTGATTGTCATGATTGCATGTTCCTAAATATATTGCCGCCGATTGAAATCGGCGTCTACAGTAGCCTACGGTTGCAAAGCCCGTTCCGGGCTCCTAAATCTCCCAGCCCGGAACGGGCTTTGCGGCGGAACGCCATTGCAGACGCCCCATTCCATGGGGCGGGCTTTGATGTTTACAGCTCGTCGTCGTCCACTTGTCCGAGCGACGAGGATTTCTGGTACTCGGTGACCCGGCCCTCGAAGAAGTTTTGCTCCTTCTTGATGTCCATGAGCTCGGCGAGCCAGGGCAGGGGGTTGGTGATTCCTTGGTTCAGCGGGTTCAGCCCGACACTCTCTAGGCGGCGGTCCGCGATAAAGTCGATGTACTGCTCGAACTCCTCCGACGAGAGCCCGAGGCCGGCGACCGGGAGGCAGTCTCGGATGAAGGCCTTCTCCAGCGTGATGGCTTCTTCCATTAGGTCCGAGAGCTCTTGCTGGAACGCGGGGGTCCAGATATCGGGGTTCTCCTCGATCAGCCCTAAAAAGAGGTTGCGGAAGACCTCGATATGGTTGGACTCATCGCGGAGCGTGTAGCGGAACATCGTCCCGATCCCGGTGAGCTTGCCCTGGCGGTAGAGCGAGAGAATCATCCCAAAGAGGCCGTAGAACTGCGTGCCCTCCATGCACTGCCCAAAGACAAAGATGTTCTTGGCGAGCAGCTGCTTGTTCTCCAGCTGGGTAAGATCCAGGTCGCGGCGGAGGGAGCGGGAGACACGCGTCACAAACTCGTTTTTCTTGCGGATCGTCTCGATATCATCGAACATCGCCTCGCACTCGTGGGGGTCGATGCCTAGCGACGAGATCATATAGAGCAGCGAGTCGGCGTGGATATTCTCTTCGTGGGCGTGGCGGCCCAGCACCAGCTTCAGCTCGGAGGCGGTGACCAGCTCGCGGACCACGTGCTGGATATTGTCCCCGACAATGCCCTCGGCTGCGGAGAAGTACCCGATTCCCATGCGGACGATCCAGCGGTCGATATCACTGAGCGCGGAGTCGCTGCGCCACTGCTCGGCATCGCGCTGCATGGGGATGTCCTCGGGCTCCCAGTGGTTGGCCTTCATCTTCTGGTAGAGGTTGTAGGCCCACTGGTAGCGCAGCGGGAGCAGGTTGAAGGTCATGGTCTCACGACCGTTGATCACGCGCTTGGCCGCGAGTGCTGCCTCTGCTTTTTCCTCATCGAGAAGGAAGGTCTTACCCCCAAGGGTGTAGGTGGTCTGCATGCCTCTGACTGACTCTTTCTGATACCCCTCCGTTTGCCTCGGCAGGGGTTGCGTCCGGGTGCGGTGGGGACGCTACATGTAGTGGACGAGGTAGATTATACGACCCACATATGGGGCTGTCAACGCTATTTCTCGGTAAACTTACGGGCAAACATATAGTATTTTAAAGGCAAACAAAACGCCAAACGTTTGCCTATAAGAAGAGTTGACAAAACTCCTGTTTGCCGCTTATAATCGCCCTATGTCTAGCCAGCTATTTGAGGAAGAAGCGCCCTCTGTTGCCGCTCCCAAGAACGGGCGTTCCGCCCGAACTGCCCCGGCTCCCAAGCCCGAAATCGCCCTCACCGATCCGTTCGCCGATGAGCCCGAGGTGGCGGTGGCCGAGGTACTGCAATCTCCAGAGCCCCCGCTCGAGGTCGAGGTTGAGGCCGTCGCAGCCGTGGTAGATGTCGAGCCTGCGCCCGCACCCGCGCCCGTGGTTGTCCCAGCACCCGCCCCGCCCGCTCCCGTTGTGGTTGCGCCTGCTCCCGTCGTGGTTGCGGCGACGGCTCCTGCCGGGCCGCGTGCCCTGCCTGAGGAGCGCCAGAGCCTGACCCTGACCCTCAAGGCAGGCGGCTGTGAGGGCCTGGTGATCGTGGGGCTCTACGACGATGGCAAGCCGGGGGAGGTGCTCCTGCTGCTACGCAACGCGCCTGCGGGGGCTGCGGCTGCCTTGGAGGCCTTTGCGTCTACCCTCACCCTCGCCCTGCCCTACGGAGTTCCCGCGGGAGTCCTGGCGACCCAGCTACTGGCACTGGTCAGCGAGCCCAGCGCCCACGAGGCCGCCCGGACAATCGCCCACTCCCTGAGCACACGATTCTGAGCCCAGGGGGTTAGGCGGAGAAGACCCCGTGGAGAGCGGGCTCCTGGTCCTGCTGTACCAGCGTGAGGACGGTATCCCCCGTCTGGAGGATGGCGTTGGGCGAGGGCAGGAGCCCCTTGTCGCCGCGCAGGATCGCGATAATGTGCGCCTCGCCGGGAAGCGAGATCTCGCCAATCGCGCGCCCGACCACCGGGGACTGCTCCGAGAGCTCGATCGAGACAATCTCCAGATGACCACGGGCGAGGGCCGCCACGGGGATCAGGTGGTCCACCTCGATCTCCTGCTCGATCAGGTTGAAGATCAGGCGGGTCGCGGAGACGGTCGTGTCGATTCCCAGCTGGGCAAAGAGGGCCTCGTTGGCCGGAGAGTTCACACGGGAGATCGTCCGCGTGATCCCAAAGCGCTGCTTGGCCATCTGGCAGACAATCAGGTTGTCTTCGTCCTCGCCGGTCGCCGCGACAATCACATCGGCACGGGCGAAGCCCATCTCCGCCATGATCCGGGCCTCACAGCCATCGCCCTGCTGCACGACCTCACCCAGATCCTCCGCGAGGCGCTGGGCACGCGCACGGTCTTTCTCCAGGAGCAACACCTCGTGGCCCGCCGCAACCAAGTCCTTGGTCAGGTAGTAGCCGACATTGCCGCCACCAATCACAATCACGTACATCGCAAAAACTACACTTTCTGAGCGGCATCGAGATAGCTGGTGAGCTGGTCCATGAAGCTATCGGGGCGACGGCCCTCCACGAGGTCGCAGAAGAGCCCGGCGGCGGTGGCGGTGGTGCAGAGGGTCTGGATTCCCATCTCGGCGTAGACCGCGGCCCGCGAGGGGTCGTAGATACGGGTGAAGACCTGGGGCACGTTGAAGATGCGCTTGGCGATCTGGGCGGCCATGATGTTACGGTTGTCACCATCCGTCACACTGATAAAGGCGTCCGCCCCCTCGATCCCCGCACGCTTTAAGACATCCATGTCCGTTCCCGGTCCGACAATCTTCTGGCCCTGGAACTTACTCCCGAGGCGCCGAAAGGACTCGGAGGTACGGTCCACGACACGGACATCGTGACGGTCTGCGAGAAGGCGTGCCAGGGTGGAGCCGACGCGACCACAGCCAACGATTACAACTTTCATAACGCAAGATTGTACCCTATTTCACAAATCGCGTCTGCCAAAAACAACGGCACCCACCAGGAAAACCAGTATGACGTAGCCCGCGATATACCCAAAATCAACGGGCACCGGCTCTTGGCCCGGAAAAGGGCTACTCAAGGAGATGGTCTTGCCATCGAGCGTCGGGAACGGGCCGAGCTGCTTGGTGGTCCAGCGTGCCATCCGTCCGATCGGCATGGCGTAGCTCGCCGTGCTCGCAAAGACCCCCAGCGCCTGGATCGCAAACGTGCGCTCCAAGAAGCGCAGGAGCCCCTCGGCCCACCCGATCCCCGCCGCCATCACCGAGAGCCCCGCCGCGAGCGGAAAGGCGCTGAAGGTCGAGAAGCAGAGCGCGAGGCTCGTAAAGACAATGGGATAGAGCGCCAGGCAGGGGAGCGCGGCAAAGAGATTGCGGTGCGAGTGGGCCGGGTCGCGGAGCGTGGCAACCACGAAGAGCACCAGCGCCCAGACCAGCAGGCTCCCGAGCACAAACCCAAG
This genomic interval from Armatimonas rosea contains the following:
- a CDS encoding ribonucleoside-diphosphate reductase subunit alpha, with translation MTINLPEILRDLEIKRAALLPEDEKPHFDGREAVHDLMGLPELEVQLVGKDQERTFAPEMAAQIVGDALVTFHFARGQQEVNTDENRVFVRDTTVRVVEKLSRLGENGRGARLSDYDLSVLVEAALIEKGAYEIAKALVMQRTTMPTSQNTIPAEQMRLIRRNGQVVPWNQDKIEVAVRKAFLSMKMESDAAPQITARVSERARGLGMTYIPIETVQDLVQEELVLGGYMKVAEDYILYRAKRMMLRASEVSQSNAPDPQFALIPVTEDDGTSNFWDGEDLRKRIQFASIGLDLCLSAGEIEAELRRSIRADIRREDLNKTIVLNAKMLMERDADFSFFAGRILLTYIYEETLTWDIVRDGIAGLKEAHKKAFKAYLDYGVQIERLSPNILSYDIDRLANALDPTADLDFDYLGLQTLYDRYLITDKTGKRPRRLEAPQFFWMRVAMGLFYADAQNKEEHALELYTMYKSRRFCSSTPTLFNSGTLHSQLSSCYLYKVDDSIESIMIRGIAENAFLSKWAGGLGGSWTAVRGTGSHIKGTNGESQGVIPFLKMHNDQLVAVNQGGKRAGSGCAYLEVWHNDIFDFLELRKNTGDERRRTHDMNTANWIPDLFMKRMEAREMWTLFRSSDVPDLHDLFGAAFEKRYAEYEKMADEGKINGRKVEAIELWKAMLKLIFETGHPWITFKDPCNVRSPQDHVGVIHSSNLCTEITLNTGPEETAVCNLGSVILDNHLTPSGEIDHVKLRETIQIAVRALDNVIDINYYPTKPAETSNKRHRPVGMGVMGLQYALYKKDIPFASQEAVEFNDEFMEAVAYYAYEASSDLAAERGSYSTFAGSKWDRGLLPADTVELLEKERGVEIKVARGGKLDWASLREKIKTQGMRNSNVLAIAPTATIANIMGTSPCIEPMYKNLFVKSNLSGDFVVLNSFLVKDLKAAGLWNTEIVDQIKYFDGDLHNIAEIPQAIKEKYLTAFQIPYEFLIDAGARRQKWIDQSQSLNLFLGTPDMKALSHMYRYAWHAGLKTTYYLRTLGASNIEKATVSLKMRETPAATEAPVKKVFTDAEKAACSIEAMRNGEECEACQ
- a CDS encoding ribonucleotide-diphosphate reductase subunit beta produces the protein MQTTYTLGGKTFLLDEEKAEAALAAKRVINGRETMTFNLLPLRYQWAYNLYQKMKANHWEPEDIPMQRDAEQWRSDSALSDIDRWIVRMGIGYFSAAEGIVGDNIQHVVRELVTASELKLVLGRHAHEENIHADSLLYMISSLGIDPHECEAMFDDIETIRKKNEFVTRVSRSLRRDLDLTQLENKQLLAKNIFVFGQCMEGTQFYGLFGMILSLYRQGKLTGIGTMFRYTLRDESNHIEVFRNLFLGLIEENPDIWTPAFQQELSDLMEEAITLEKAFIRDCLPVAGLGLSSEEFEQYIDFIADRRLESVGLNPLNQGITNPLPWLAELMDIKKEQNFFEGRVTEYQKSSSLGQVDDDEL
- a CDS encoding potassium channel family protein, with protein sequence MYVIVIGGGNVGYYLTKDLVAAGHEVLLLEKDRARAQRLAEDLGEVVQQGDGCEARIMAEMGFARADVIVAATGEDEDNLIVCQMAKQRFGITRTISRVNSPANEALFAQLGIDTTVSATRLIFNLIEQEIEVDHLIPVAALARGHLEIVSIELSEQSPVVGRAIGEISLPGEAHIIAILRGDKGLLPSPNAILQTGDTVLTLVQQDQEPALHGVFSA
- a CDS encoding potassium channel family protein; this encodes MKVVIVGCGRVGSTLARLLADRHDVRVVDRTSESFRRLGSKFQGQKIVGPGTDMDVLKRAGIEGADAFISVTDGDNRNIMAAQIAKRIFNVPQVFTRIYDPSRAAVYAEMGIQTLCTTATAAGLFCDLVEGRRPDSFMDQLTSYLDAAQKV
- a CDS encoding ABC transporter permease, giving the protein MLTLARLTLKEALRRRAGWLALLVAVLVAAGGFVPLTGRLLLLPRDQADRIFVGLYVFLGTDILKFFGAVFGIALASGAISSEVDRGVLSTILPKPLTRTAVYAGKWLGILGFVLGSLLVWALVLFVVATLRDPAHSHRNLFAALPCLALYPIVFTSLALCFSTFSAFPLAAGLSVMAAGIGWAEGLLRFLERTFAIQALGVFASTASYAMPIGRMARWTTKQLGPFPTLDGKTISLSSPFPGQEPVPVDFGYIAGYVILVFLVGAVVFGRRDL